A window of Meiothermus sp. CFH 77666 contains these coding sequences:
- a CDS encoding HlyD family efflux transporter periplasmic adaptor subunit, whose amino-acid sequence MLAWCTPVQVYALALGALQPKGEVVQVLAPSSGRLARFVLTPNRQVRKGELLLELDTLGLSPQEAQAQLQAAESQVEEARRALAQQQEILLQRQRLARLQAELYAVGGVARVEYQEAQDNLRQAQAAVQLAQARVRTALAQLATLRTRRSLRVYSPTQGQVLQAASLRAGEWVSAGQPLAQILLHDVPLVFRGYVPERERPKLREGARAEVAWNAYPRQRFGLSMGRVSRISPSTLVVSNTPVYEVEILLDSLELKSPEGVRRLLPGLAGEARVIAARRNLLSLLWDWIRGVNPWG is encoded by the coding sequence GTGCTGGCCTGGTGCACACCGGTTCAGGTCTACGCCCTGGCCCTGGGGGCCCTGCAGCCCAAAGGCGAGGTGGTGCAGGTTCTGGCCCCCAGCAGCGGTCGCCTGGCTCGCTTTGTGCTGACCCCCAACCGTCAGGTTCGCAAAGGTGAGCTGCTCCTGGAGCTCGACACCCTGGGCCTGAGCCCCCAGGAGGCCCAGGCCCAGCTTCAGGCCGCCGAGTCCCAGGTGGAAGAGGCCCGCCGCGCACTGGCCCAGCAGCAGGAAATCCTGCTCCAGCGACAGCGTTTGGCCCGTTTGCAGGCCGAGCTGTACGCGGTGGGAGGCGTGGCCCGCGTCGAATACCAGGAAGCCCAGGACAACCTGCGCCAGGCCCAGGCTGCCGTACAGCTGGCCCAGGCCCGGGTCAGAACCGCCCTGGCCCAGCTTGCCACCCTCCGCACCCGGCGCAGCCTGCGGGTTTACAGCCCCACCCAGGGCCAGGTGCTCCAGGCGGCCAGCCTGCGGGCGGGCGAATGGGTAAGCGCAGGCCAGCCCCTGGCCCAAATCCTGCTCCACGACGTGCCCCTGGTTTTCCGCGGCTACGTGCCCGAGCGCGAGCGCCCCAAGCTCCGCGAAGGGGCTCGGGCCGAAGTGGCCTGGAACGCCTACCCTCGCCAACGCTTCGGCCTTAGCATGGGCCGGGTCAGCCGCATCTCCCCCAGCACCCTGGTGGTGAGCAATACTCCGGTCTACGAGGTCGAAATTCTGCTCGATTCCTTAGAACTCAAAAGCCCAGAAGGTGTGCGCCGGCTGCTGCCGGGCCTGGCGGGGGAGGCGCGGGTGATTGCGGCCCGGCGCAACCTGCTCAGCCTGCTATGGGACTGGATTCGGGGGGTGAACCCATGGGGATAA
- a CDS encoding response regulator transcription factor: protein MGIKVVSGSRIITEAFERLVMELDFSNSLTLVVDHPVGVALHLLPELRGSSLVLTASYSPYYLADLLEHQPGGIVQEPLQAHELREALERVARGQTIWPDVEDTLPPQMRRVLRALVSGMCHQSIADTLQLSLKRVYNIVSDLKFYLGAETQADLLLKYLGLAIKPPKSQGKNSREFFPSQPPDGSATLLSRKEVKPVLRELTQEEAEQTLGGAVEQPPSLPWLARLLEEPCPWPKPVVPIPRPVPPEERE, encoded by the coding sequence ATGGGGATAAAGGTTGTCAGCGGTTCGCGGATCATCACCGAAGCGTTTGAACGCCTGGTGATGGAGCTGGACTTTTCCAACTCCCTAACCTTGGTGGTGGATCACCCGGTTGGGGTAGCCCTCCACTTGCTGCCGGAGCTACGAGGCAGCAGCCTGGTGCTCACGGCTTCCTATTCGCCTTACTACCTGGCCGACCTTTTGGAGCACCAACCTGGTGGCATCGTGCAGGAGCCGCTCCAGGCCCACGAACTCCGAGAGGCGCTGGAGAGGGTGGCTCGAGGGCAAACCATCTGGCCGGACGTAGAGGACACCTTACCTCCCCAGATGCGTCGCGTGCTGCGGGCTTTAGTGAGCGGTATGTGCCACCAGAGCATTGCAGACACCTTGCAACTTAGCCTCAAGCGGGTCTACAACATCGTCTCCGACCTGAAGTTTTATCTGGGCGCAGAGACTCAGGCCGATCTCCTTCTGAAGTACTTGGGTCTAGCCATAAAACCCCCAAAAAGTCAAGGGAAAAACTCCCGGGAGTTTTTCCCTTCCCAACCCCCAGACGGCTCTGCTACCCTGCTTAGCAGAAAGGAGGTGAAGCCGGTGCTGCGCGAACTAACCCAGGAGGAAGCCGAACAAACCCTGGGCGGCGCAGTAGAACAGCCCCCCAGCCTACCCTGGCTGGCTAGGCTGCTGGAAGAACCTTGCCCCTGGCCCAAACCGGTGGTGCCCATTCCCCGGCCCGTACCGCCGGAGGAGCGGGAGTAA